In Passer domesticus isolate bPasDom1 unplaced genomic scaffold, bPasDom1.hap1 HAP1_SCAFFOLD_44, whole genome shotgun sequence, a single window of DNA contains:
- the LOC135292764 gene encoding serine/threonine-protein kinase PAK 3-like isoform X4, translating into MSSSARSSQEREKQFLKLLRCVVSVEDPEKKYTGWEHLGSGYLVDEAVLLVLEYMDGGSLADVVTVRRMAVGHIATVCRECLQGLAFLHAKQVIHRDIKSDNILLGRDGSVKLADFGLCAVLSPGHRKRRSMVGTTYWMAPEVVRREPYGPKVDTWSLGIVGIEMATGEAPYMQETSDKASYLIGKQGVPNLHQLRLPPGLCEFQGCCLQMDVDRRGSAKELLQHPFLQSAEPLLSLF; encoded by the exons ATGAGCAGCTCGGCCCGCtcaagccaggagagagagaagcagttcctgaagctgctga ggtGTGTGGTGAGTGTGGAAGATCCAGAAAAGAAGTACACTGGATGGGAACATCTTGGCAGTGG ctacCTTGTGGATGAGGCTGTCCTGCTGGTGTTGGAATATATGGATGGAGGCTCCTTAGCTGATGTGGTCACCGTGAGAAGGATGGCTGTAGGACACATAGCAACAGTGTGTCGGGAG tgcctgcaaggcctggcTTTCCTTCATGCCAAGCAGGTGATCCACAGAGACATCAAAAGCGACAACATCCTTCTGGGCCGGGATGGCTCCGTCAAGCTGG ctgattttggcctctgtgctgtgctcagccctgggcacaggaaaCGGAGGTCGATGGTCGGGACCACTTACTGGATGGCACCCGAGGTGGTGAGAAGAGAGCCTtacggccccaaagtggacacctGGTCCCTTGGCATTGTGGGGatagaaatggccacaggagagGCTCCTTATATGCAGGAGACCAGTGACAAG gcCAGCTACCTGATAGGCAAGCAAGGGGTTCCAAATCTGCACCAGCTCAGGCTACCCCCTGGCTTGTGTGAATTtcagggctgctgcctgcagatggatgtggacaggcgaggctctgccaaggaacttctgcag
- the LOC135292764 gene encoding serine/threonine-protein kinase PAK 1-like isoform X2, with product MGLVSPQGNPAKECGRIRLCAELPVLLGLLLLFLLMLSLAKRPQIAQSPREWSWVSDLLQAQSLCFELCFLHFVSFRVCGECGRSRKEVHWMGTSWQWVAVKELYLQHQDCEGVLKEILLMKENKNANIVSYLESYLVDEAVLLVLEYMDGGSLADVVTVRRMAVGHIATVCRECLQGLAFLHAKQVIHRDIKSDNILLGRDGSVKLADFGLCAVLSPGHRKRRSMVGTTYWMAPEVVRREPYGPKVDTWSLGIVGIEMATGEAPYMQETSDKHPFLQSAEPLLSLF from the exons ATGGGCTTAGTTTCCCCTCAAGGCAACCCTGCAAAGGAGTGTGGCAGAATCagactctgtgcagagctgcctgtcttgctggggctgctgttgttgttcttgttgatGTTATCGTTAGCCAAAAGACCAcaaattgctcagagccccagagagTGGAGCTGGGTTTCAGATCTCCTGCAAGCTCAATCTCTCTGTTTTGAACTTTgcttcttgcattttgtttctttcagggtGTGTGGTGAGTGTGGAAGATCCAGAAAAGAAGTACACTGGATGGGAACATCTTGGCAGTGG GTGGCTGTAAAGGAACTTTATCTCCAGCACCAGGACTGTGAGGGAGTATTAAAAGAAATCCTGCtcatgaaagaaaataagaacgCCAATATTGTCAGCTACTTAGAAAG ctacCTTGTGGATGAGGCTGTCCTGCTGGTGTTGGAATATATGGATGGAGGCTCCTTAGCTGATGTGGTCACCGTGAGAAGGATGGCTGTAGGACACATAGCAACAGTGTGTCGGGAG tgcctgcaaggcctggcTTTCCTTCATGCCAAGCAGGTGATCCACAGAGACATCAAAAGCGACAACATCCTTCTGGGCCGGGATGGCTCCGTCAAGCTGG ctgattttggcctctgtgctgtgctcagccctgggcacaggaaaCGGAGGTCGATGGTCGGGACCACTTACTGGATGGCACCCGAGGTGGTGAGAAGAGAGCCTtacggccccaaagtggacacctGGTCCCTTGGCATTGTGGGGatagaaatggccacaggagagGCTCCTTATATGCAGGAGACCAGTGACAAG
- the LOC135292690 gene encoding radixin-like, with protein sequence MFAEDVRGLRRELLAVRALSQQQCEDMAEQLRWAQEQCCKALRLWQSAQEEEKRNLEQKLERQLEEQHVEARKQLEERANFLAEMLQEEQRQKIAVIHKVYQLQRELKQSEQLRQRLNEQWQNGQVMLQAELQEAERKMMAMEKRHQEEMERMHKVLLQCRLTEEKQLDRRTLPGLLNLSCCPGQQG encoded by the exons ATGTTTGCAGAGGATGTGAGGGGCCTTCGTcgtgagctgctggctgtaagagctctcagccagcagcaatgtGAAGACATGGCTGAACAGCTCCGCTGGGCACAAGAGCAGTGCTGCAAGGCTCTGAGACTCTGGCAATCtgcccaggaagaggaaaaaaggaatctcGAGCAAAAACTG GAGAGACAACTGGAAGAGCAGCATGTGGAGGCAcggaagcagctggaggaacgggcaaacttcctggcagag atgctgcaggaagagcagcgtCAGAAGATTGCTGTCATCCACAAGGTGtaccagctgcagagagagctgaagcaaagtgagcagctgaggcagaggcTGAATGAGCAGTGGCAGAACGGGCAG GTcatgctgcaggctgagctgcaggaagctgagaggaaGATGATGGCAATGGAGAAGAGGCACCAAGAGGAAATGGAAAGGATGCACAaggtcctgctgcagtgcaggctgactgaagaaaagcag CTGGACAGAAGGACACTTCCTGGACTgctgaatctcagctgctgccctgggcagcagggctag
- the LOC135292764 gene encoding serine/threonine-protein kinase PAK 3-like isoform X1 has protein sequence MGLVSPQGNPAKECGRIRLCAELPVLLGLLLLFLLMLSLAKRPQIAQSPREWSWVSDLLQAQSLCFELCFLHFVSFRVCGECGRSRKEVHWMGTSWQWVAVKELYLQHQDCEGVLKEILLMKENKNANIVSYLESYLVDEAVLLVLEYMDGGSLADVVTVRRMAVGHIATVCRECLQGLAFLHAKQVIHRDIKSDNILLGRDGSVKLADFGLCAVLSPGHRKRRSMVGTTYWMAPEVVRREPYGPKVDTWSLGIVGIEMATGEAPYMQETSDKASYLIGKQGVPNLHQLRLPPGLCEFQGCCLQMDVDRRGSAKELLQHPFLQSAEPLLSLF, from the exons ATGGGCTTAGTTTCCCCTCAAGGCAACCCTGCAAAGGAGTGTGGCAGAATCagactctgtgcagagctgcctgtcttgctggggctgctgttgttgttcttgttgatGTTATCGTTAGCCAAAAGACCAcaaattgctcagagccccagagagTGGAGCTGGGTTTCAGATCTCCTGCAAGCTCAATCTCTCTGTTTTGAACTTTgcttcttgcattttgtttctttcagggtGTGTGGTGAGTGTGGAAGATCCAGAAAAGAAGTACACTGGATGGGAACATCTTGGCAGTGG GTGGCTGTAAAGGAACTTTATCTCCAGCACCAGGACTGTGAGGGAGTATTAAAAGAAATCCTGCtcatgaaagaaaataagaacgCCAATATTGTCAGCTACTTAGAAAG ctacCTTGTGGATGAGGCTGTCCTGCTGGTGTTGGAATATATGGATGGAGGCTCCTTAGCTGATGTGGTCACCGTGAGAAGGATGGCTGTAGGACACATAGCAACAGTGTGTCGGGAG tgcctgcaaggcctggcTTTCCTTCATGCCAAGCAGGTGATCCACAGAGACATCAAAAGCGACAACATCCTTCTGGGCCGGGATGGCTCCGTCAAGCTGG ctgattttggcctctgtgctgtgctcagccctgggcacaggaaaCGGAGGTCGATGGTCGGGACCACTTACTGGATGGCACCCGAGGTGGTGAGAAGAGAGCCTtacggccccaaagtggacacctGGTCCCTTGGCATTGTGGGGatagaaatggccacaggagagGCTCCTTATATGCAGGAGACCAGTGACAAG gcCAGCTACCTGATAGGCAAGCAAGGGGTTCCAAATCTGCACCAGCTCAGGCTACCCCCTGGCTTGTGTGAATTtcagggctgctgcctgcagatggatgtggacaggcgaggctctgccaaggaacttctgcag
- the LOC135292764 gene encoding serine/threonine-protein kinase PAK 3-like isoform X3 encodes MGTSWQWVAVKELYLQHQDCEGVLKEILLMKENKNANIVSYLESYLVDEAVLLVLEYMDGGSLADVVTVRRMAVGHIATVCRECLQGLAFLHAKQVIHRDIKSDNILLGRDGSVKLADFGLCAVLSPGHRKRRSMVGTTYWMAPEVVRREPYGPKVDTWSLGIVGIEMATGEAPYMQETSDKASYLIGKQGVPNLHQLRLPPGLCEFQGCCLQMDVDRRGSAKELLQHPFLQSAEPLLSLF; translated from the exons ATGGGAACATCTTGGCAGTGG GTGGCTGTAAAGGAACTTTATCTCCAGCACCAGGACTGTGAGGGAGTATTAAAAGAAATCCTGCtcatgaaagaaaataagaacgCCAATATTGTCAGCTACTTAGAAAG ctacCTTGTGGATGAGGCTGTCCTGCTGGTGTTGGAATATATGGATGGAGGCTCCTTAGCTGATGTGGTCACCGTGAGAAGGATGGCTGTAGGACACATAGCAACAGTGTGTCGGGAG tgcctgcaaggcctggcTTTCCTTCATGCCAAGCAGGTGATCCACAGAGACATCAAAAGCGACAACATCCTTCTGGGCCGGGATGGCTCCGTCAAGCTGG ctgattttggcctctgtgctgtgctcagccctgggcacaggaaaCGGAGGTCGATGGTCGGGACCACTTACTGGATGGCACCCGAGGTGGTGAGAAGAGAGCCTtacggccccaaagtggacacctGGTCCCTTGGCATTGTGGGGatagaaatggccacaggagagGCTCCTTATATGCAGGAGACCAGTGACAAG gcCAGCTACCTGATAGGCAAGCAAGGGGTTCCAAATCTGCACCAGCTCAGGCTACCCCCTGGCTTGTGTGAATTtcagggctgctgcctgcagatggatgtggacaggcgaggctctgccaaggaacttctgcag